A single genomic interval of Rhea pennata isolate bPtePen1 chromosome 5, bPtePen1.pri, whole genome shotgun sequence harbors:
- the IRAG1 gene encoding inositol 1,4,5-triphosphate receptor associated 1 isoform X8, which yields MLVKLNREAVIQDNTGHVIDLVNDQLPDVKISEEDKKKNLELLEEAKKVSERFLMRRGRKSRSGLPESPTAVSPTLSPKVSPVASRRNSFTLPVPSGSDTCTTTSVESVSPEQNNRIVNEDDRQATESAAKGLIDRKLNDQRKISQGRLVPRSAAFENSKEKLSEQKENFDPRQHMDNLPKSSTAGSDGGRMSLNTCMTVCESELGKPFLKKAKENDVPLRTHQLGSGIGNIDQKLKIPIPETRDHKIMCKPEFKVCGPRPPLLRAMSWDSLEPGQKDKTPSKLPSEEDKSFAVANKSGNQLKASAFKDLQIQVQPVRMQKLTKLREEHILMRNQNLVGLKLPELSEAAEQEKGPSPLPSPTEEKETKNSSDVMPSISDVLLRKLRVHKSLPGSSPPLTEKEVENVFVQLSLAFRNDSYTLEARINQAERERNLTEENAEKELENFKAAITSSAALWHHYEHREAYQKLLEDIAVLHRLAARLSSRAEMVGAVRQEKRMSKATEVMMQYVENLKRTYEKDHAELMEFKKLANQNSSRSYGASEDGVPRSSRSMSLTVGKNMPRRRVSVAVVPKFNSLNIPGQSPTASPIPSMSALPESPNNGRSNLTSTPILPALLENGKSNGEPDCENSTSVLTHTGLEEINPETKAKIEEEAYNKGYQEGLKKTKELQELKEEDEETLKESHDEHEESENEDEIKNLESSRLEVIINYLHILYPKLCKHWNVVWLVVAAVIIFAVVLWIYNSYNSCDEISEGPEGKASCSAAHQYSWWNSGFQHEQRTE from the exons ACAACACTGGTCATGTGATTGATCTGGTAAATGATCAGCTGCCAGATGTCAAAATATCTgaggaagacaaaaagaagaatCTTGAATTACtagaagaagcaaagaaagtgAGTGAGAGGTTTCTAATGCGCAGAGGCAGAAAGTCAAGAAGTGGCCTTCCTGAGTCACCCACAG cagTTTCCCCTACGCTTAGTCCTAAAGTTTCACCAGTAGCATCTCGGAGAAACTCTTTCACTCTTCCAGTTCCATCAG GGTCTGATACATGTACAACCACTAGTGTTGAGTCAGTGTCTCCAGAGCAG AATAACAGAATTGTGAATGAAGATGACAGGCAAGCTACAGAG agtGCTGCAAAAGGATTAATTGATCGAAAGCTGAATGATCAAAGAAAGATTTCTCAGGGAAGGTTGGTTCCTcgttctgctgcttttgaaaactcCAAAGAAAAACTCTCcgagcaaaaagaaaactttgatcCACGTCAACATATGGATAATTTACCTAAATCCTCTACTGCAGGTAGTGATGGTGGCAGAATGTCTCTCAACACTTGCATGACTGTGTGTGAAAGTGAACTTGGAAAACCATTCctcaagaaagcaaaagaaaatgatgttCCTTTAAGAACCCACCAACTGGGATCAGGAATAGGAAATATAGACCAAAAGCTAAAAATTCCAATTCCAGAAACTAGAGACCATAAAATTATGTGTAAACCAGAATTTAAAGTGTGTGGACCCCGTCCTCCTCTGCTACGAGCTATGTCATGGGATAGCTTGGAGCCTGGACAGAAAGATAAAACACCTTCTAAATTACCGTCTGAGGAAGATAAAAGCTTTGCCGTTGCCAATAAATCAGGCAATCAGTTAAAAGCATCAGCATTCAAAGACCTCCAAATCCAAGTTCAGCCAGTGCGAATGCAGAAATTGACAAAGCTGAGAGAG GAGCATATTTTGATGAGAAATCAAAACTTAGTTGGACTAAAGCTTCCTGAACTTAGTGAAGCAGCTGAACAGGAAAAAG gCCCTTcacctcttccttcccccactgaagagaaagagacaaagaatAGCTCAGATGTCATGCCCAGCATTTCTGATGTATTGCTGCGAAAACTGCGAGTGCACAAATCTCTTCCAGGAAG ctCCCCTCCACTTACGGAAAAAGAAGTTGAG AATGTGTTTGTACAGCTTTCCTTGGCTTTTAGAAATGATAGTTATACCTTGGAAGCTAGAATTAAccaagcagagagagagagaaatcttactgaagaaaatgctgagaagGAACTGGAAAACTTTAAAGCAGCCATTACg TCTTCAGCTGCCTTATGGCATCACTATGAACATAGAGAAGCTTACCAGAAACTCCTGGAGGATATTGCTGTGCTGCATCGTTTGGCTGCTAGACTATCTAGCCGTGCTGAAATGGTTGGAGCCGTTCGCCAG GAGAAGCGTATGTCAAAGGCAACAGAAGTAATGATGCAGTATgtggaaaatctgaaaagaacaTATGAAAAGGATCATGCTGAGCTAATGGAGTTTAAGAAACTTGCCAATCAGAATTCTAGCAGAAGCTATGGTGCCTCcg AAGATGGAGTACCTCGTTCATCTAGATCCATGTCCCTTACTGTTGGAAAG AATATGCCTCGGAGGAGAGTCAGTGTTGCTGTTGTTCCTAAATTTAACTCCTTAAACATTCCTGGTCAGTCACCAACAGCTTCACCTATACCTTCAATGTCAGCCCTG CCAGAATCACCTAATAATGGAAGGAGCAATCTAACATCTACTCCTATTCTGCCAGCACTTCTAGAGAA TGGAAAGTCTAATGGAGAGCCTGACTGTGAAAACTCTACTTCTGTGTTGACCCACACTGGATTGGAAGAGATCAATCCTGAAACAAAAGCCAAGATAGAGGAGGAAGCATATAACAAAGG CTATCAGGAAGGCTTGAAGAAAACTAAAGAACTTCAGGAACTgaaggaagaagatgaagagaCACTAAAAGAAAGTCATGATGAGCatgaagaaagtgaaaatgaagatgagaTAAAAAACCTGGAAAGCAG cagACTTGAAGTCATCATTAATTATTTACATATACTGTACCCCAAACTGTGTAAACACTGGAATGTGGTATGGCTTGTAGTGGCTGCAGTAATCATTTTTGCTGTGGTGTTATGGATCTACAATTCGTACAACTCCTGTGATGAAATATCAGAGGGACCTGAAGGGAAGGCCAGCTGTTCTGCTGCCCATCAGTATTCCTGGTGGAACTCAGGATTTCAGCATGAGCAACGCACTGAATAA
- the IRAG1 gene encoding inositol 1,4,5-triphosphate receptor associated 1 isoform X1: protein MLFTMPTLPEDKAQPKEAQHASSTAAKDPTVEITTCSRPSIVLPENAVTTAVETDKNLVNRPCSPHRRHSNRTARNPVSSLTSVDNTGHVIDLVNDQLPDVKISEEDKKKNLELLEEAKKVSERFLMRRGRKSRSGLPESPTAVSPTLSPKVSPVASRRNSFTLPVPSGSDTCTTTSVESVSPEQNNRIVNEDDRQATESAAKGLIDRKLNDQRKISQGRLVPRSAAFENSKEKLSEQKENFDPRQHMDNLPKSSTAGSDGGRMSLNTCMTVCESELGKPFLKKAKENDVPLRTHQLGSGIGNIDQKLKIPIPETRDHKIMCKPEFKVCGPRPPLLRAMSWDSLEPGQKDKTPSKLPSEEDKSFAVANKSGNQLKASAFKDLQIQVQPVRMQKLTKLREEHILMRNQNLVGLKLPELSEAAEQEKGPSPLPSPTEEKETKNSSDVMPSISDVLLRKLRVHKSLPGSSPPLTEKEVENVFVQLSLAFRNDSYTLEARINQAERERNLTEENAEKELENFKAAITSSAALWHHYEHREAYQKLLEDIAVLHRLAARLSSRAEMVGAVRQEKRMSKATEVMMQYVENLKRTYEKDHAELMEFKKLANQNSSRSYGASEDGVPRSSRSMSLTVGKNMPRRRVSVAVVPKFNSLNIPGQSPTASPIPSMSALPESPNNGRSNLTSTPILPALLENGKSNGEPDCENSTSVLTHTGLEEINPETKAKIEEEAYNKGYQEGLKKTKELQELKEEDEETLKESHDEHEESENEDEIKNLESSRLEVIINYLHILYPKLCKHWNVVWLVVAAVIIFAVVLWIYNSYNSCDEISEGPEGKASCSAAHQYSWWNSGFQHEQRTE, encoded by the exons ACAACACTGGTCATGTGATTGATCTGGTAAATGATCAGCTGCCAGATGTCAAAATATCTgaggaagacaaaaagaagaatCTTGAATTACtagaagaagcaaagaaagtgAGTGAGAGGTTTCTAATGCGCAGAGGCAGAAAGTCAAGAAGTGGCCTTCCTGAGTCACCCACAG cagTTTCCCCTACGCTTAGTCCTAAAGTTTCACCAGTAGCATCTCGGAGAAACTCTTTCACTCTTCCAGTTCCATCAG GGTCTGATACATGTACAACCACTAGTGTTGAGTCAGTGTCTCCAGAGCAG AATAACAGAATTGTGAATGAAGATGACAGGCAAGCTACAGAG agtGCTGCAAAAGGATTAATTGATCGAAAGCTGAATGATCAAAGAAAGATTTCTCAGGGAAGGTTGGTTCCTcgttctgctgcttttgaaaactcCAAAGAAAAACTCTCcgagcaaaaagaaaactttgatcCACGTCAACATATGGATAATTTACCTAAATCCTCTACTGCAGGTAGTGATGGTGGCAGAATGTCTCTCAACACTTGCATGACTGTGTGTGAAAGTGAACTTGGAAAACCATTCctcaagaaagcaaaagaaaatgatgttCCTTTAAGAACCCACCAACTGGGATCAGGAATAGGAAATATAGACCAAAAGCTAAAAATTCCAATTCCAGAAACTAGAGACCATAAAATTATGTGTAAACCAGAATTTAAAGTGTGTGGACCCCGTCCTCCTCTGCTACGAGCTATGTCATGGGATAGCTTGGAGCCTGGACAGAAAGATAAAACACCTTCTAAATTACCGTCTGAGGAAGATAAAAGCTTTGCCGTTGCCAATAAATCAGGCAATCAGTTAAAAGCATCAGCATTCAAAGACCTCCAAATCCAAGTTCAGCCAGTGCGAATGCAGAAATTGACAAAGCTGAGAGAG GAGCATATTTTGATGAGAAATCAAAACTTAGTTGGACTAAAGCTTCCTGAACTTAGTGAAGCAGCTGAACAGGAAAAAG gCCCTTcacctcttccttcccccactgaagagaaagagacaaagaatAGCTCAGATGTCATGCCCAGCATTTCTGATGTATTGCTGCGAAAACTGCGAGTGCACAAATCTCTTCCAGGAAG ctCCCCTCCACTTACGGAAAAAGAAGTTGAG AATGTGTTTGTACAGCTTTCCTTGGCTTTTAGAAATGATAGTTATACCTTGGAAGCTAGAATTAAccaagcagagagagagagaaatcttactgaagaaaatgctgagaagGAACTGGAAAACTTTAAAGCAGCCATTACg TCTTCAGCTGCCTTATGGCATCACTATGAACATAGAGAAGCTTACCAGAAACTCCTGGAGGATATTGCTGTGCTGCATCGTTTGGCTGCTAGACTATCTAGCCGTGCTGAAATGGTTGGAGCCGTTCGCCAG GAGAAGCGTATGTCAAAGGCAACAGAAGTAATGATGCAGTATgtggaaaatctgaaaagaacaTATGAAAAGGATCATGCTGAGCTAATGGAGTTTAAGAAACTTGCCAATCAGAATTCTAGCAGAAGCTATGGTGCCTCcg AAGATGGAGTACCTCGTTCATCTAGATCCATGTCCCTTACTGTTGGAAAG AATATGCCTCGGAGGAGAGTCAGTGTTGCTGTTGTTCCTAAATTTAACTCCTTAAACATTCCTGGTCAGTCACCAACAGCTTCACCTATACCTTCAATGTCAGCCCTG CCAGAATCACCTAATAATGGAAGGAGCAATCTAACATCTACTCCTATTCTGCCAGCACTTCTAGAGAA TGGAAAGTCTAATGGAGAGCCTGACTGTGAAAACTCTACTTCTGTGTTGACCCACACTGGATTGGAAGAGATCAATCCTGAAACAAAAGCCAAGATAGAGGAGGAAGCATATAACAAAGG CTATCAGGAAGGCTTGAAGAAAACTAAAGAACTTCAGGAACTgaaggaagaagatgaagagaCACTAAAAGAAAGTCATGATGAGCatgaagaaagtgaaaatgaagatgagaTAAAAAACCTGGAAAGCAG cagACTTGAAGTCATCATTAATTATTTACATATACTGTACCCCAAACTGTGTAAACACTGGAATGTGGTATGGCTTGTAGTGGCTGCAGTAATCATTTTTGCTGTGGTGTTATGGATCTACAATTCGTACAACTCCTGTGATGAAATATCAGAGGGACCTGAAGGGAAGGCCAGCTGTTCTGCTGCCCATCAGTATTCCTGGTGGAACTCAGGATTTCAGCATGAGCAACGCACTGAATAA
- the IRAG1 gene encoding inositol 1,4,5-triphosphate receptor associated 1 isoform X5 produces the protein MVTSVHIAVQLISCCSPCQHYLKIRHNQKRHNMPVLLQPKPCSPHRRHSNRTARNPVSSLTSVDNTGHVIDLVNDQLPDVKISEEDKKKNLELLEEAKKVSERFLMRRGRKSRSGLPESPTAVSPTLSPKVSPVASRRNSFTLPVPSGSDTCTTTSVESVSPEQNNRIVNEDDRQATESAAKGLIDRKLNDQRKISQGRLVPRSAAFENSKEKLSEQKENFDPRQHMDNLPKSSTAGSDGGRMSLNTCMTVCESELGKPFLKKAKENDVPLRTHQLGSGIGNIDQKLKIPIPETRDHKIMCKPEFKVCGPRPPLLRAMSWDSLEPGQKDKTPSKLPSEEDKSFAVANKSGNQLKASAFKDLQIQVQPVRMQKLTKLREEHILMRNQNLVGLKLPELSEAAEQEKGPSPLPSPTEEKETKNSSDVMPSISDVLLRKLRVHKSLPGSSPPLTEKEVENVFVQLSLAFRNDSYTLEARINQAERERNLTEENAEKELENFKAAITSSAALWHHYEHREAYQKLLEDIAVLHRLAARLSSRAEMVGAVRQEKRMSKATEVMMQYVENLKRTYEKDHAELMEFKKLANQNSSRSYGASEDGVPRSSRSMSLTVGKNMPRRRVSVAVVPKFNSLNIPGQSPTASPIPSMSALPESPNNGRSNLTSTPILPALLENGKSNGEPDCENSTSVLTHTGLEEINPETKAKIEEEAYNKGYQEGLKKTKELQELKEEDEETLKESHDEHEESENEDEIKNLESSRLEVIINYLHILYPKLCKHWNVVWLVVAAVIIFAVVLWIYNSYNSCDEISEGPEGKASCSAAHQYSWWNSGFQHEQRTE, from the exons ACAACACTGGTCATGTGATTGATCTGGTAAATGATCAGCTGCCAGATGTCAAAATATCTgaggaagacaaaaagaagaatCTTGAATTACtagaagaagcaaagaaagtgAGTGAGAGGTTTCTAATGCGCAGAGGCAGAAAGTCAAGAAGTGGCCTTCCTGAGTCACCCACAG cagTTTCCCCTACGCTTAGTCCTAAAGTTTCACCAGTAGCATCTCGGAGAAACTCTTTCACTCTTCCAGTTCCATCAG GGTCTGATACATGTACAACCACTAGTGTTGAGTCAGTGTCTCCAGAGCAG AATAACAGAATTGTGAATGAAGATGACAGGCAAGCTACAGAG agtGCTGCAAAAGGATTAATTGATCGAAAGCTGAATGATCAAAGAAAGATTTCTCAGGGAAGGTTGGTTCCTcgttctgctgcttttgaaaactcCAAAGAAAAACTCTCcgagcaaaaagaaaactttgatcCACGTCAACATATGGATAATTTACCTAAATCCTCTACTGCAGGTAGTGATGGTGGCAGAATGTCTCTCAACACTTGCATGACTGTGTGTGAAAGTGAACTTGGAAAACCATTCctcaagaaagcaaaagaaaatgatgttCCTTTAAGAACCCACCAACTGGGATCAGGAATAGGAAATATAGACCAAAAGCTAAAAATTCCAATTCCAGAAACTAGAGACCATAAAATTATGTGTAAACCAGAATTTAAAGTGTGTGGACCCCGTCCTCCTCTGCTACGAGCTATGTCATGGGATAGCTTGGAGCCTGGACAGAAAGATAAAACACCTTCTAAATTACCGTCTGAGGAAGATAAAAGCTTTGCCGTTGCCAATAAATCAGGCAATCAGTTAAAAGCATCAGCATTCAAAGACCTCCAAATCCAAGTTCAGCCAGTGCGAATGCAGAAATTGACAAAGCTGAGAGAG GAGCATATTTTGATGAGAAATCAAAACTTAGTTGGACTAAAGCTTCCTGAACTTAGTGAAGCAGCTGAACAGGAAAAAG gCCCTTcacctcttccttcccccactgaagagaaagagacaaagaatAGCTCAGATGTCATGCCCAGCATTTCTGATGTATTGCTGCGAAAACTGCGAGTGCACAAATCTCTTCCAGGAAG ctCCCCTCCACTTACGGAAAAAGAAGTTGAG AATGTGTTTGTACAGCTTTCCTTGGCTTTTAGAAATGATAGTTATACCTTGGAAGCTAGAATTAAccaagcagagagagagagaaatcttactgaagaaaatgctgagaagGAACTGGAAAACTTTAAAGCAGCCATTACg TCTTCAGCTGCCTTATGGCATCACTATGAACATAGAGAAGCTTACCAGAAACTCCTGGAGGATATTGCTGTGCTGCATCGTTTGGCTGCTAGACTATCTAGCCGTGCTGAAATGGTTGGAGCCGTTCGCCAG GAGAAGCGTATGTCAAAGGCAACAGAAGTAATGATGCAGTATgtggaaaatctgaaaagaacaTATGAAAAGGATCATGCTGAGCTAATGGAGTTTAAGAAACTTGCCAATCAGAATTCTAGCAGAAGCTATGGTGCCTCcg AAGATGGAGTACCTCGTTCATCTAGATCCATGTCCCTTACTGTTGGAAAG AATATGCCTCGGAGGAGAGTCAGTGTTGCTGTTGTTCCTAAATTTAACTCCTTAAACATTCCTGGTCAGTCACCAACAGCTTCACCTATACCTTCAATGTCAGCCCTG CCAGAATCACCTAATAATGGAAGGAGCAATCTAACATCTACTCCTATTCTGCCAGCACTTCTAGAGAA TGGAAAGTCTAATGGAGAGCCTGACTGTGAAAACTCTACTTCTGTGTTGACCCACACTGGATTGGAAGAGATCAATCCTGAAACAAAAGCCAAGATAGAGGAGGAAGCATATAACAAAGG CTATCAGGAAGGCTTGAAGAAAACTAAAGAACTTCAGGAACTgaaggaagaagatgaagagaCACTAAAAGAAAGTCATGATGAGCatgaagaaagtgaaaatgaagatgagaTAAAAAACCTGGAAAGCAG cagACTTGAAGTCATCATTAATTATTTACATATACTGTACCCCAAACTGTGTAAACACTGGAATGTGGTATGGCTTGTAGTGGCTGCAGTAATCATTTTTGCTGTGGTGTTATGGATCTACAATTCGTACAACTCCTGTGATGAAATATCAGAGGGACCTGAAGGGAAGGCCAGCTGTTCTGCTGCCCATCAGTATTCCTGGTGGAACTCAGGATTTCAGCATGAGCAACGCACTGAATAA
- the IRAG1 gene encoding inositol 1,4,5-triphosphate receptor associated 1 isoform X2, translating to MLFTMPTLPEDKAQPKEAQHASSTAAKDPTVEITTCSRPSIVLPENAVTTAVETDKNLVNRPCSPHRRHSNRTARNPVSSLTSVDNTGHVIDLVNDQLPDVKISEEDKKKNLELLEEAKKVSERFLMRRGRKSRSGLPESPTVSPTLSPKVSPVASRRNSFTLPVPSGSDTCTTTSVESVSPEQNNRIVNEDDRQATESAAKGLIDRKLNDQRKISQGRLVPRSAAFENSKEKLSEQKENFDPRQHMDNLPKSSTAGSDGGRMSLNTCMTVCESELGKPFLKKAKENDVPLRTHQLGSGIGNIDQKLKIPIPETRDHKIMCKPEFKVCGPRPPLLRAMSWDSLEPGQKDKTPSKLPSEEDKSFAVANKSGNQLKASAFKDLQIQVQPVRMQKLTKLREEHILMRNQNLVGLKLPELSEAAEQEKGPSPLPSPTEEKETKNSSDVMPSISDVLLRKLRVHKSLPGSSPPLTEKEVENVFVQLSLAFRNDSYTLEARINQAERERNLTEENAEKELENFKAAITSSAALWHHYEHREAYQKLLEDIAVLHRLAARLSSRAEMVGAVRQEKRMSKATEVMMQYVENLKRTYEKDHAELMEFKKLANQNSSRSYGASEDGVPRSSRSMSLTVGKNMPRRRVSVAVVPKFNSLNIPGQSPTASPIPSMSALPESPNNGRSNLTSTPILPALLENGKSNGEPDCENSTSVLTHTGLEEINPETKAKIEEEAYNKGYQEGLKKTKELQELKEEDEETLKESHDEHEESENEDEIKNLESSRLEVIINYLHILYPKLCKHWNVVWLVVAAVIIFAVVLWIYNSYNSCDEISEGPEGKASCSAAHQYSWWNSGFQHEQRTE from the exons ACAACACTGGTCATGTGATTGATCTGGTAAATGATCAGCTGCCAGATGTCAAAATATCTgaggaagacaaaaagaagaatCTTGAATTACtagaagaagcaaagaaagtgAGTGAGAGGTTTCTAATGCGCAGAGGCAGAAAGTCAAGAAGTGGCCTTCCTGAGTCACCCACAG TTTCCCCTACGCTTAGTCCTAAAGTTTCACCAGTAGCATCTCGGAGAAACTCTTTCACTCTTCCAGTTCCATCAG GGTCTGATACATGTACAACCACTAGTGTTGAGTCAGTGTCTCCAGAGCAG AATAACAGAATTGTGAATGAAGATGACAGGCAAGCTACAGAG agtGCTGCAAAAGGATTAATTGATCGAAAGCTGAATGATCAAAGAAAGATTTCTCAGGGAAGGTTGGTTCCTcgttctgctgcttttgaaaactcCAAAGAAAAACTCTCcgagcaaaaagaaaactttgatcCACGTCAACATATGGATAATTTACCTAAATCCTCTACTGCAGGTAGTGATGGTGGCAGAATGTCTCTCAACACTTGCATGACTGTGTGTGAAAGTGAACTTGGAAAACCATTCctcaagaaagcaaaagaaaatgatgttCCTTTAAGAACCCACCAACTGGGATCAGGAATAGGAAATATAGACCAAAAGCTAAAAATTCCAATTCCAGAAACTAGAGACCATAAAATTATGTGTAAACCAGAATTTAAAGTGTGTGGACCCCGTCCTCCTCTGCTACGAGCTATGTCATGGGATAGCTTGGAGCCTGGACAGAAAGATAAAACACCTTCTAAATTACCGTCTGAGGAAGATAAAAGCTTTGCCGTTGCCAATAAATCAGGCAATCAGTTAAAAGCATCAGCATTCAAAGACCTCCAAATCCAAGTTCAGCCAGTGCGAATGCAGAAATTGACAAAGCTGAGAGAG GAGCATATTTTGATGAGAAATCAAAACTTAGTTGGACTAAAGCTTCCTGAACTTAGTGAAGCAGCTGAACAGGAAAAAG gCCCTTcacctcttccttcccccactgaagagaaagagacaaagaatAGCTCAGATGTCATGCCCAGCATTTCTGATGTATTGCTGCGAAAACTGCGAGTGCACAAATCTCTTCCAGGAAG ctCCCCTCCACTTACGGAAAAAGAAGTTGAG AATGTGTTTGTACAGCTTTCCTTGGCTTTTAGAAATGATAGTTATACCTTGGAAGCTAGAATTAAccaagcagagagagagagaaatcttactgaagaaaatgctgagaagGAACTGGAAAACTTTAAAGCAGCCATTACg TCTTCAGCTGCCTTATGGCATCACTATGAACATAGAGAAGCTTACCAGAAACTCCTGGAGGATATTGCTGTGCTGCATCGTTTGGCTGCTAGACTATCTAGCCGTGCTGAAATGGTTGGAGCCGTTCGCCAG GAGAAGCGTATGTCAAAGGCAACAGAAGTAATGATGCAGTATgtggaaaatctgaaaagaacaTATGAAAAGGATCATGCTGAGCTAATGGAGTTTAAGAAACTTGCCAATCAGAATTCTAGCAGAAGCTATGGTGCCTCcg AAGATGGAGTACCTCGTTCATCTAGATCCATGTCCCTTACTGTTGGAAAG AATATGCCTCGGAGGAGAGTCAGTGTTGCTGTTGTTCCTAAATTTAACTCCTTAAACATTCCTGGTCAGTCACCAACAGCTTCACCTATACCTTCAATGTCAGCCCTG CCAGAATCACCTAATAATGGAAGGAGCAATCTAACATCTACTCCTATTCTGCCAGCACTTCTAGAGAA TGGAAAGTCTAATGGAGAGCCTGACTGTGAAAACTCTACTTCTGTGTTGACCCACACTGGATTGGAAGAGATCAATCCTGAAACAAAAGCCAAGATAGAGGAGGAAGCATATAACAAAGG CTATCAGGAAGGCTTGAAGAAAACTAAAGAACTTCAGGAACTgaaggaagaagatgaagagaCACTAAAAGAAAGTCATGATGAGCatgaagaaagtgaaaatgaagatgagaTAAAAAACCTGGAAAGCAG cagACTTGAAGTCATCATTAATTATTTACATATACTGTACCCCAAACTGTGTAAACACTGGAATGTGGTATGGCTTGTAGTGGCTGCAGTAATCATTTTTGCTGTGGTGTTATGGATCTACAATTCGTACAACTCCTGTGATGAAATATCAGAGGGACCTGAAGGGAAGGCCAGCTGTTCTGCTGCCCATCAGTATTCCTGGTGGAACTCAGGATTTCAGCATGAGCAACGCACTGAATAA